GAGATCAAGGCCGACGGCCTGGGCAGTCAAGACACAATCTGCGGCGGCGGGCGTTACGATGGCCTGATTGAAGAGTTGGGCGGACCGCCAACGCCCGGCATTGGTTTTGGCTCTGGCATTGAGCGTTACGTGATTGCCCTGCGCCACCTGGGCCTGGAGCCGCCGCCCGAACCCTTACCCCAAGTGGCCGTCTCCTACTTGGGTGAAACGGCCAAGTTGGCTGCGCTCAAACTGGTTGACACGCTGCATCAAGAAAATATCGGCGCATTGTTGACGCCCGGTAACCGCAGTTTAAAGGCCCAACTCAAAAGCGCCAACCGCCTTGAGGCGGCTTTTGCCCTGATTTTGGGTGAAGACGAGGTCAAAGCCAACCAGGTGACGGTGCGAGATATGAGCAGCAGCGCGCAAACAACCCTGGGCCGGGAGCACGTTCTGGCCTGGTTGAAAGAGAGGCTGTAGCCCATGGTCCCCCCCCCGCAGGCCGCCGAGCCTGACCAACTGGCCTTTGGCCATGTGGGTATCCTGTATCATCCCAAGCTGGCCGAATCGCGGGTGATGGCCGCCGAGATGTTGGAGTTCATCGAAAATCTGGGGGCTTCAGCCTGGGTCAGTTCCAGTTGGAGCGAGACAGACATTAAAGATCATTTGCAGGATTTAGACTTGCTCATTACCCTGGGGGGCGACGGCTCAATGCTGCGGGCGGCGCGGCTGACTGCCGGGCGAAGGATTCCCATTTTGGGAGTCAACATGGGCCGGTTGGGGTTTTTAACCGAGGTGGAACCGGCCCAATGGCCCCAGCATCTCCGGCAAGCCCTTTTGGGCCAGTACTGGATTGAAGAACGCATGATGCTCCATGCCGAGCACCGCCGCGAGGGGCGGATTATCAATGCTTACGAAGCCTTGAACGAGATAGTGGTGAGCCGGGGGAAATTGGCTCGTGTGGTCCGGCTGCATACCTACATTGATGAAGGTTTCCTGACTACCTATACCGCCGACGGGATCATTATCGCCACCGCCACCGGCTCCACGGCCTACGCGCTGGCCGCCGGCGGCCCCATTTTGCCGCCGGAATTGGAAAACTTTCTATTGATTCCCCTGGCCCCCCACCTCAGCCTGGAACGAGCCATTGTGTTGTCTAAAGGCGCATGCGTTTGCGTGCAGGTTTCTACCGATCATACGGCCGTGCTAACTATTGATGGCCAGAGCGAAATTGAAGTGACCGACGGGGACGAAGCGATTATGAGCGCCGGCCCCTCGGTGGGGCGTTTTGTGCGCCTGCAAGAGCGAAATTACTTTTATCGCACCCTGATGCAGCGGTTGGGCTGGCCGCAAAGCA
This DNA window, taken from Anaerolineae bacterium, encodes the following:
- a CDS encoding NAD(+)/NADH kinase, whose translation is MVPPPQAAEPDQLAFGHVGILYHPKLAESRVMAAEMLEFIENLGASAWVSSSWSETDIKDHLQDLDLLITLGGDGSMLRAARLTAGRRIPILGVNMGRLGFLTEVEPAQWPQHLRQALLGQYWIEERMMLHAEHRREGRIINAYEALNEIVVSRGKLARVVRLHTYIDEGFLTTYTADGIIIATATGSTAYALAAGGPILPPELENFLLIPLAPHLSLERAIVLSKGACVCVQVSTDHTAVLTIDGQSEIEVTDGDEAIMSAGPSVGRFVRLQERNYFYRTLMQRLGWPQSRK